A single genomic interval of Deltaproteobacteria bacterium harbors:
- a CDS encoding class I SAM-dependent methyltransferase, which produces MRARRRSDSVWRGAGAAARRAEAGGELMAREADDRDRKRRRRKAGLRVPSDNVPRPTRSAPSAEVAREGGGRREPGGAGAEAVSVPAAGGPALPVRPADGEVRRELPGGRGGAPAGGVPDAELAADNTAPTDARADAAADAGSAPVAIDNRKTIVMPTITDEDIEAEGEEAEGEWPDVSMRDDGRGAGDDEDEDDDEDDVPIDVDLDAEDGATAGVAAVATGAAAIAGGGVANPQSAPRAAAAVSAGPVDLRPNVGAEPGPLGTRTGAAPAPVAPPAFQADAAAQEAAAEAIGGTVEPGDASDSGELLTDDLIEEFDAGAMPEPAATAARPGDDGGAPPDAAPDRGADRDGTAAAVPAPSGRPVADAEPAAPARAETILEPVEELEPADVVEVDEPAGVVEGDEPAGAGGEPAVFPPPAPAASAPPAQAAPPPRPPAPPPRVAAAPTAAPPKPPPAPVAVGTRGGARKAKPWFEEIFDEDYLRTLPFLTPRETQRQAAFVVDALSVPPGAHLLDLGCGYGRHAMELAARGYHVVGLDLSLPLLIRGADEAQRRGLTINFVHGDMRELTFENQFDGAYCLFSTFGYFDDETNKKTAAAVARALKPGGRFVVEVLNRDYLIADLPSRVWWEGDGCVVLEEVEFNYFSSRIVSSRSVVFDDGRQLEQEISMRAYSLHEFGKLLHAAGFRVIEISGSMDTRGRFFGAHSRELVVVCEKRGPRGDGEEHTKPGTGG; this is translated from the coding sequence GTGCGTGCGCGCCGGCGATCGGATTCGGTTTGGCGAGGCGCTGGCGCGGCTGCGCGCCGAGCGGAGGCGGGAGGCGAGCTGATGGCGCGCGAAGCGGACGACCGCGACCGCAAGCGCCGCCGGCGCAAAGCCGGACTGCGCGTGCCGTCGGACAACGTGCCGCGTCCCACCCGGTCCGCGCCGTCTGCCGAGGTCGCACGCGAGGGCGGCGGTCGGCGCGAACCCGGGGGGGCCGGCGCGGAGGCGGTTTCCGTGCCGGCTGCCGGCGGCCCGGCGCTGCCCGTGCGACCGGCGGACGGCGAGGTGCGGCGCGAGTTGCCGGGCGGTCGCGGGGGCGCGCCCGCCGGCGGCGTGCCGGACGCCGAATTGGCGGCGGACAACACGGCGCCGACCGACGCGCGCGCCGACGCCGCGGCGGACGCAGGGTCCGCACCGGTCGCAATCGACAACCGCAAGACGATCGTCATGCCGACGATCACCGACGAGGACATCGAGGCGGAGGGCGAGGAGGCAGAGGGCGAGTGGCCGGACGTCTCGATGCGCGACGACGGGCGAGGTGCCGGCGACGACGAGGACGAGGACGACGACGAGGACGACGTGCCGATCGACGTCGACCTCGACGCGGAAGACGGCGCGACCGCGGGCGTCGCGGCGGTCGCGACCGGCGCGGCCGCGATCGCCGGCGGGGGCGTCGCGAATCCGCAGTCCGCACCGCGCGCCGCTGCCGCCGTCTCGGCCGGCCCCGTAGATCTTCGGCCGAATGTCGGCGCCGAGCCGGGGCCGCTGGGGACGCGCACCGGCGCGGCGCCGGCCCCCGTCGCGCCGCCCGCGTTCCAGGCCGATGCCGCGGCGCAGGAGGCGGCTGCCGAGGCGATCGGGGGCACCGTCGAACCGGGCGACGCATCGGACAGCGGCGAGTTGCTCACCGACGACCTGATCGAAGAGTTCGACGCGGGGGCGATGCCGGAGCCGGCGGCGACCGCGGCGCGGCCCGGGGACGATGGCGGTGCACCGCCAGACGCCGCGCCCGACCGCGGTGCCGACCGCGACGGCACGGCCGCGGCGGTGCCCGCGCCGTCCGGCCGGCCCGTGGCGGACGCCGAGCCGGCCGCGCCCGCGCGCGCCGAGACCATCCTCGAACCGGTCGAGGAACTCGAGCCCGCCGACGTCGTCGAGGTCGACGAGCCGGCCGGCGTCGTCGAAGGCGACGAGCCCGCCGGCGCTGGCGGCGAACCGGCGGTTTTTCCCCCGCCGGCGCCCGCGGCGTCCGCGCCCCCCGCCCAAGCGGCGCCGCCACCTCGTCCGCCCGCTCCGCCGCCCCGCGTCGCGGCCGCGCCGACCGCGGCTCCGCCGAAGCCGCCGCCCGCGCCGGTGGCAGTCGGCACCCGCGGCGGCGCGCGCAAGGCCAAGCCGTGGTTCGAGGAGATCTTCGACGAGGATTATCTGCGGACGCTGCCGTTTCTCACGCCGCGCGAGACGCAGCGGCAGGCGGCGTTCGTCGTCGATGCCCTGTCGGTGCCGCCGGGGGCGCACCTGCTCGATCTCGGCTGCGGCTATGGCCGTCACGCGATGGAACTCGCGGCCCGCGGCTATCACGTCGTCGGGCTCGACCTGTCGCTGCCGCTGCTGATCCGCGGGGCCGACGAGGCGCAGCGCCGCGGCCTCACGATCAATTTCGTTCACGGCGACATGCGCGAACTCACGTTCGAAAACCAGTTCGACGGCGCCTATTGCCTGTTTTCGACCTTCGGCTATTTCGACGACGAGACGAACAAGAAGACTGCGGCCGCCGTGGCTCGCGCGCTCAAGCCGGGCGGTCGGTTCGTCGTCGAGGTGCTCAATCGCGACTACCTCATCGCCGATCTGCCGTCGCGCGTGTGGTGGGAGGGGGACGGTTGCGTCGTGCTCGAGGAGGTCGAGTTCAACTACTTTTCGTCGCGCATCGTGTCGAGCCGATCGGTCGTGTTCGACGACGGCCGCCAGCTGGAACAGGAGATCTCGATGCGCGCGTATTCGTTGCACGAGTTCGGCAAACTGCTACACGCAGCCGGATTCCGCGTCATCGAGATCTCCGGCAGCATGGACACCCGGGGGCGGTTCTTCGGCGCCCATTCGCGCGAACTGGTGGTCGTGTGTGAAAAGCGCGGGCCCCGCGGCGACGGCGAGGAGCACACCAAACCCGGAACGGGCGGCTGA
- the psd gene encoding phosphatidylserine decarboxylase, which yields MLTASSLARHCSGAPRVNLSSIVAPDRLYSLAVGWGARRTVPRSLRGPIYTVFARAVGARLDEVAGPLDAYPTFGAFFARRLRAQARPLAGGDDVAVSPCDGLVTAAGRATDGRLVQAKGRRYALADLLADREVAAAVAGGAYATIYLSPRDYHRVHAPCDVELEGYTHVPGARLPVSPRWADCVPNLYARNERLVVRLRSAAGTIAIVLVGAAAVGHLVVVAGDREQVAAGSVQCTPPIACRRGDELAYFGLGSTVVVVFPPGAAELCVRAGDRIRFGEALARLRAERRREAS from the coding sequence ATACTAACGGCTTCGAGCCTCGCTCGACACTGCTCGGGGGCGCCCCGCGTGAATCTCAGCTCGATAGTCGCTCCGGACCGGCTGTACTCACTCGCGGTCGGGTGGGGGGCGCGCCGTACGGTGCCGCGCTCGCTGCGAGGACCGATCTATACGGTGTTCGCGCGTGCGGTGGGCGCGCGCCTCGACGAGGTCGCCGGGCCGCTCGACGCCTACCCGACATTCGGTGCGTTCTTTGCGCGGCGCTTGCGTGCGCAGGCGCGACCGCTCGCCGGCGGCGACGACGTCGCCGTGTCGCCGTGCGACGGGCTGGTGACGGCGGCCGGCCGCGCGACCGACGGCCGCCTGGTGCAGGCGAAGGGGCGACGCTACGCGCTGGCCGATTTGCTTGCCGACCGCGAGGTCGCCGCGGCGGTCGCCGGTGGCGCGTATGCAACCATCTATCTGTCACCTCGCGACTACCATCGCGTGCACGCTCCGTGCGACGTCGAGCTGGAAGGCTACACGCACGTGCCCGGCGCCCGGCTGCCCGTGAGTCCGCGGTGGGCCGATTGTGTGCCCAATCTGTACGCGCGCAACGAGCGCCTCGTGGTGCGCCTTCGATCGGCGGCGGGGACGATCGCGATCGTGCTGGTCGGCGCGGCGGCCGTCGGCCACCTCGTCGTGGTCGCCGGCGATCGCGAGCAGGTCGCGGCCGGCTCGGTGCAATGTACGCCGCCGATTGCGTGCCGGCGCGGGGACGAACTGGCCTACTTCGGCCTCGGCTCCACCGTGGTCGTCGTGTTCCCGCCCGGAGCGGCCGAGCTGTGCGTGCGCGCCGGCGATCGGATTCGGTTTGGCGAGGCGCTGGCGCGGCTGCGCGCCGAGCGGAGGCGGGAGGCGAGCTGA